One genomic region from Magallana gigas chromosome 3, xbMagGiga1.1, whole genome shotgun sequence encodes:
- the LOC105346023 gene encoding fatty acid hydroxylase domain-containing protein 2, with product MEGTLLQSLNLQELFRVVWTTFSVYLSVLTIVGGGFLLVDIYHRPRWVLKFKIQKGKNLMIEKSRLWSLINNILVNSTVVLLPGAVVFYLLLKWRGSDLSFTPPSTTVFLVHMLGFMMIEEIGFYYAHRLLHTSFLYKRIHKKHHEWTAPIGLTAVYAHPVEMLLSNLIPFLCGPLIFGSNLVTTLWWFAIAFSVTIIHHSGYHLPLLPSPEFHDFHHLKFTGNYGVLGVLDRLHGTDKVFRESSRFKKHRLIFSAKALT from the exons ATGGAGGGGACTTTACTGCAGTCCCTGAATTTACAGGAGCTCTTTCGAGTTGTGTGGA CCACTTTCTCCGTGTATCTGTCTGTCCTGACGATCGTCGGGGGCGGGTTTCTTCTGGTGGACATCTATCACAGACCAAGATGGGTCCTAAAATTCAAAATCCAAAAGGGCAAAAATCTTATG ATAGAGAAGAGCCGACTTTGGAGTCTGATAAACAACATCCTGGTGAATAGTACCGTAGTTCTACTTCCGGGAGCAGTagtgttttatttgttgttaaaaTGGCGGGGTTCCGATCTGTCGTTCACGCCTCCATCGACTACAGTATTCCTCGTCCATATGCTTGGATTTATGATGATTGAAGAAATTGGTTTTTACTACGCTCACAG GCTTCTACACACCTCGTTTTTATATAAACGGATACACAAAAAACACCACGAATGGACGGCGCCAATAGGACTGACCGCAGTGTACGCCCATCCTGTAGAAATGCTACTGTCCAACCTGATTCCGTTTTTATGCGGACCGTTGATTTTTGGAAGTAACCTCGTGACAACCTTGTGGTGGTTTGCGATCGCATTTAGTGTTACTATTATTCACCATAGTGGCTACCATCTACCACTGTTACCATCACCGGAGTTTCACGACTTTCATCACCTGAA ATTCACGGGTAACTATGGAGTCCTCGGTGTTTTGGACAGATTGCACGGTACAGACAAAGTTTTTCGGGAAAGTTCAAGATTCAAGAAACATCGACTAATTTTTTCTGCGAAGGCACTAACCTAG